The DNA segment agtgaACTGTATCTCCTGTCAAAGCATTAATTGATTTACTGTGACTGTACCAGTAGAGTCCAAGTTCATTGAATCATGTTTTACATACTGCTCTTCTTTTGACTGGTTGTTTTGACAGTTACTGCGacctgttggtttgttttgctcTCATAAAGTATGTTAACATGTGcccttgaaataaaataaaagctggatCATGGCATTAATCTCTTCGATTGCACCAAAGAAGATAGGTTTTCAACCCAAGTGTTCTCGTAGGTGCCTCCATATTGCTTCAGGtcactgtgtttactgttgttGCAATCTGATGGCTGGTTTTCTTGGCAATACACTTTGTATTTCAAATATCAAGTACATTTTAAGATGACAAACCTgtaaaacacctttttttttctaaatttacCTTTGTTTTATCAGTTTGGCAGAATGTTTGCTGAACAGTtagaataattaaaacatgacaataTTGTAATCAGAacttgtttaaataaaatatgctgAAGGTTGTGTATGCACTGTATTGTGCTCCATCTGTGACAAAATTAGTCTATATCTATAAAGTCCTGTCAATATTGGTTGAGTGCTGACCAAGGGGACACAGGTACAATATTGGACGGATTACATGAAGTTTATGTTTTATCACCTTTGCATTTATAATGAATTAATGCTAAGATCACATCAGGACAGTAAGGTATAAATAGAATTGCTACTCTTTGCTATTTACAGTAAACATGtatagaaacatttatttttatttaaggGGAGTCATTTTCAATCCAGACAATCCCAGGGGATCATGTTTGTTAGAATATCGTTGacaataaattaagaaaaagtaTGTTATGCACAAAAATAATCAGAAAGTATTTATAGCGTATCATCTTTTTAATACAAATTTGGTTACAAGACTGgtgattcatttcattcttcCTGTTGCAGACTtggttttttagtttttagcaTAACTGAACCATCTTAATGCTCCAGATGAAACATTAATTGTTGACGGCCAAATTGTTGACCTAGACGCTCTTTGGTGATTGATCGTCAACCATGGTCACAGGCCCAACAGTAATCACCACTTTTGGCTCATTCCCTGTCTGGGGTGTTGCgccggtctctctctctgtaaacaGACATACAAACGTGGTCAGATCCAAGCTCATATTGCTCCTAAACACTGCACATTATAAATTCATCCCTTACTTTTCCTGAAGCATGGCGGCTCACAGGAGCGGCCTCCTCCAGGAGTGCACACAGCTGTACTACAGTGAATGTACACCTGAACAAGCACAATAGTGTCAGTAGGGCAAAACCAAAATCTTTTTTTGCCAAAGTTTCTCATCAGCCTGTGTAATCATTACCTGCTCCCTCAGGGCCTGTAGTGAGCTGCTGTCTACaaaggtaaacattttgaaaatgaaacgCCTGTAGTGACCCGGGAAGGCCAGACCAGAAGAGGGGCCGATTGGAACCAGTGAGGACATGTAGCGATCATCCCTGTATGGACACCTGGATGGAGAGCAAAATATGTGAAGTTAATGACAATGTAACACAGCTGAACAAAGAAGTTTGAGGTAAGCAGCAATTTCCCTGTTCACTGTTTCTTGTGACCAGACCTGAAAGGAGTGTAAACTCTCACAAATATCCAACATGTCATCATAAACTCGACAGTGTAAGTTGATGCTTTATTTACCCATCTATCAGAAGGTCCCACTGAGGCAGACTGTGAGGATTGGGGCCTGTAGTTGTCCAACAGTGACCAAGAGTCAGGACAAGGTTTGGATCTGTCTTTTCAAGGAGCTGAACCTCCACGAACACTCGGTCCCGCAGTACCTTGGTCACAGGGTAGTCGGCCTCCGTATAGAAAGAGGTATAGGCTGCTTCAACTATGAGAGTAGAGTTAGTGGTGAGTATGACAGCCAATGTTATGAAATGATACACAAAGCAACGCTACCAATCTGACCTGCACTTACATTCATTACAGCCCTTTGATAAGCATTCTCCGTTAGCCAACCTCAGTTGTACTCTAATAGGTCCCAGAGCAGCAACTGGTAGAGGAGGATTTTGTAATGGTAATACTTCGATAATCAAAGTTTCTATGGAAGTGCCCGTGTACCTACACTGGAAGAGCAAACTGACAAGAAAAATATGGGATGAAGTTGCTGTTTAGACATTTAATATTAACACTGAATTACTCAAAGATGATCACCTACTCAAAGGAGCTGTCCCTGGTAATGATTCCATTAGGCCCAACTTGTAACTCATATGAGGATGACATCCTGTTCTCATAGATTATAACACCAGGCTCCTCCTGCAAAAGGCAAAATAAGTAAAGTGAAAATATGCACTGGCCTTATTTAAggtggggtttttttgttgGAAATAAATAGGGAATAGATATGGAAAATCAAAGTCTTACCGTAACAAAAGAGCCACAAGCAGTGACAGGGAATTGGAAGATAGCAAATGCTGAATTAGAGTCAACATATGAACAAACTTGACCTTCCCCGAACAGTGAAATTGTTTCGATGTCCAGGTTGGGCAGAGTCGCATCTTTGGCCACTACAACAACGAACTGGCCATCCTTTGTGCAGAGGACAGTCACTGGTGGCACAAAAACAGGCATTGATAAGTTAAGTGATTACATAACATTGACTGGGTATAAACAACTGAATAATGTAGAACATCTTTTTACCAGATTGTTCTTTGAACATAAtcatgcatttacatttttacatcccCACTGCTATTAGAAGTACACTAATCAATCAATACAAGTATAACATAATTTTCTTCTCAATAAAGAGTATAACAACCTTCTCAAAAACTCACCTGCCTTTCCGAAGAAGCACTGTCGGCCGTCAAAGCAACAGTTTATTGCTTcacatccagcagcagagaTATCATGACCGCCACATGTGATTTTCACACTTTCTTCCACGTCACAAAACAGCTCCCCAGGTGTCTCTGGCACCTTAGGGCGCGACGGTGGTTGATGTGCTTGCGGTGGTTGATGTGCTTGCGGTGGTTGATGTGCTTGCGGTGGTTGATGTGCTTGCGGTGGTTGATGTGCTTGCGGTGGTTGATGTGCTTGCGGTGGTTGATATGCTTGCGGTGGTCGATGTGCTTGCGGGGGTTGATATGTTTGCGGTGGAAGTTGTGGTAGTTGTGGAGGTTTTGGTTGATGAGGTTTCTGTGGTGGTGGGTCATATGGGTTCTGGAAAGGGCGATCCTGGAATATTTGAGAATGTTGAGACGGTTTTGACGGTGGAGTCTGTTGGCTGCTTGTTGGTCGACGATACTGAGTATAGCTTGACTGTGAACCTGGTTGGACATTTGTATGTGGATTCTGTCCAGGATAGCTTGGCTGTCCACCCGGTTGGACATTTGTCTGTGGATTCTGTCCAGGATAGCTTGGCTTTCCACCCGGTTGGACATTTGTCTGTGGATTCTGTCCAGGATAGCTTGGCTTTCCACCCGGTTGGGCCTTTGGTACGTATTTAGTTGAGGTTTGCTTTGAACCTGGTTGGATATTTGTCTGTGGATTCTGTCCAGGATAGCTTGGCTTGACATCCGGTTGGACATTTGTCTGTGGATTCTGTCCAGGATAGCTTGGCCATCCACCTGGTTGGACATTTGTATGTGGATTCTGTCCAGGATAGCTTGGCTGTCCACCCGGTTGGACATTTGTCTGTGGATTCTGTCCAGGATAGCTTGGCTGTCCACCCGGTTGGACATTTGTCTGTGGATTCTGTCCAGGATAGCTTGGCTTTCCACCCGGTTGGGCCTTTGGTACGTATTTAGTTGAGGTTTGCTTTGAACCTGGTTGGATATTTGTCTGTGGATTCTGTCCAGGATAGCTTGGCTTGACATCCGGTTGGACATTTGTCTGTGGATTCTGTCCAGGATAGCTTGGCCATCCACCTGGTTGGGCATTTGTCTGTGGATTCTGTCCAGGATAGCTTGGCTGTCCACCCGGTTGGAC comes from the Hippoglossus stenolepis isolate QCI-W04-F060 chromosome 5, HSTE1.2, whole genome shotgun sequence genome and includes:
- the LOC118109864 gene encoding proline-rich extensin-like protein EPR1, giving the protein MAKRWSANSLVAQVLLICLVGTNVEVLGQKGAQFSQGSPPAQPGLQPTSTHYTAGWPSYPGQNPQTNVQPVVKPSYPGQNPQTNVQPGSQPTSTHYAPNVQPGGWPSYPGQNPQTNVQPGGQPSYPGQNPQTNVQPGGKPSYPGQNPQTNVQTGGQPSYPGQNPQTNVQPGSQPTSTHYESNVQPGGQPSYPGQNPQTNAQPGGWPSYPGQNPQTNVQPDVKPSYPGQNPQTNIQPGSKQTSTKYVPKAQPGGKPSYPGQNPQTNVQPGGQPSYPGQNPQTNVQPGGQPSYPGQNPHTNVQPGGWPSYPGQNPQTNVQPDVKPSYPGQNPQTNIQPGSKQTSTKYVPKAQPGGKPSYPGQNPQTNVQPGGKPSYPGQNPQTNVQPGGQPSYPGQNPHTNVQPGSQSSYTQYRRPTSSQQTPPSKPSQHSQIFQDRPFQNPYDPPPQKPHQPKPPQLPQLPPQTYQPPQAHRPPQAYQPPQAHQPPQAHQPPQAHQPPQAHQPPQAHQPPQAHQPPSRPKVPETPGELFCDVEESVKITCGGHDISAAGCEAINCCFDGRQCFFGKAVTVLCTKDGQFVVVVAKDATLPNLDIETISLFGEGQVCSYVDSNSAFAIFQFPVTACGSFVTEEPGVIIYENRMSSSYELQVGPNGIITRDSSFDLLFQCRYTGTSIETLIIEVLPLQNPPLPVAALGPIRVQLRLANGECLSKGCNEFEAAYTSFYTEADYPVTKVLRDRVFVEVQLLEKTDPNLVLTLGHCWTTTGPNPHSLPQWDLLIDGCPYRDDRYMSSLVPIGPSSGLAFPGHYRRFIFKMFTFVDSSSLQALREQVYIHCSTAVCTPGGGRSCEPPCFRKKRETGATPQTGNEPKVVITVGPVTMVDDQSPKSV